The Humulus lupulus chromosome 3, drHumLupu1.1, whole genome shotgun sequence genome window below encodes:
- the LOC133822055 gene encoding MLP-like protein 423: MATEKLYAEIDCKSNADKLWVSFRDFIHVYQEAFPPGTYKSVQVLEGDGVHPGSIRLRIHGEGSPIAMSKEKIESLDEENKILSFSVIEGDILKYFKSFKITGQVVPKDEGCLVKWSCEYEKAADNIPDPIAVKDFSVKGFKELDDYTAKQA, encoded by the exons ATGGCAACTGAAAAGCTTTATGCTGAAATTGATTGCAAATCTAATGCAGATAAGCTTTGGGTATCATTTAGGGATTTCATCCATGTTTACCAAGAGGCCTTCCCTCCTGGTACTTACAAAAGTGTTCAAGTTTTAGAAGGTGATGGCGTTCACCCTGGTTCTATTAGACTCCGTATACATGGAGAAG GTTCTCCAATAGCGATGTCGAAAGAGAAGATCGAAAGTCTTGATGAGGAAAATAAGATACTTAGTTTTAGTGTGATAGAAGGAGATATACTAAAGTACTTCAAAAGTTTCAAGATCACTGGTCAAGTGGTTCCCAAAGATGAAGGATGTTTGGTGAAATGGAGCTGTGAGTATGAGAAAGCTGCTGATAATATTCCAGATCCAATAGCAGTCAAGGATTTTTCTGTTAAGGGCTTCAAAGAACTTGATGACTACACTGCCAAGCAGGCATAA